Within Actinosynnema pretiosum, the genomic segment GGCGCGGATGCGGCGGTCGTAGGTCTCGGCGATCTCGGGCGGGACCGGCGCCGGTCGGGCGATGCGGGAGCCGACGGTGTTGACGGGCAGGGAGTACATGATCCGGGCCAGCAATCCGGTGCCCCGGAAGGACTCGTGCCGGGCCAGACCGTCCAACACGGACGGCTGGATGGTCAGCCCGAGGGTGATGGCGGGCTCCTCCACGGCGGTGGCCTCGCGCCCTTGGCGGTCGACCAGGTGGAGGTCACCGGCGTGGCCCTTGAGGAACACGTCCAGGTTGGGCGTGCCGGAGTAGCGCCCGGCCAGGGTGCCGAACAGCCCGCCCTCGGCGCTCAGGACGGCGATGCGCCCGCCGTGGTCGGCCAGCAGGGTGGCCACGACCTCGGGGGTGGCATCGTCGGCGATCAGCCGGGGCACCACGGGCAGCGTCTCGTCCACCTCCAGCGCGGCGTTCACCGCGGCCTCCAGGGCGGAGTCCCGGTCGATGGCGTCGGCGGAGAGCACGGCCTTCTCGGCGCGGGCGGCGAACTCCTCGGCGGTGCGGCGCCCGATGCGGGCGGAGGCGATCGCGCCCTTGGCCTCCTCGATCAGTTCCTTCTCCACCAGGCGGATGGGCTTGGTCATGGCCTTGAACACGGCGGACTTGCGGGAGGCCGGGGGGAGCACGGTGACGGAGTAGAGGTTGACCGGCTCGTCCCAGCCGGGCCGGATCTGCACGCGGGCACGGCCACCGGCGGCGGTGGACAGGGCGAGCAGGGCCAGGCAGGCGGCGAGGTCGGGCGGGGTCTGGGTGAGTTCGGCGACGGCGGTGACGTGGCGGGCGATCCAGTCGGGCAGCGCGTCTACCGGGAACGGTGGCACGGCGCGGCTGGTGCCCAGGGGCATCGGGGCTTCCCACTCCGGCGCGGTGGCCGGGGCGGCCTGGTCGCCGTCGTGGACGGCGTGCAGCGGGCGGGCCTGGCTGGTCATGGTGAGGTTCCGTTCACGCAGCGTTCGTCGGGTTGGTGAGCAGGTGGCGCAGCAGGTGCTCGCTCAGGGACCTCAGGTCCTGGCCCGTGTTCTGGATGGCGTTCCAGTGGCGGACGTCGTCCCCGGCCAGTCGCCACGAGCCGTTCGT encodes:
- a CDS encoding YfjI family protein, whose product is MTSQARPLHAVHDGDQAAPATAPEWEAPMPLGTSRAVPPFPVDALPDWIARHVTAVAELTQTPPDLAACLALLALSTAAGGRARVQIRPGWDEPVNLYSVTVLPPASRKSAVFKAMTKPIRLVEKELIEEAKGAIASARIGRRTAEEFAARAEKAVLSADAIDRDSALEAAVNAALEVDETLPVVPRLIADDATPEVVATLLADHGGRIAVLSAEGGLFGTLAGRYSGTPNLDVFLKGHAGDLHLVDRQGREATAVEEPAITLGLTIQPSVLDGLARHESFRGTGLLARIMYSLPVNTVGSRIARPAPVPPEIAETYDRRIRALVRDLAEWTDPAVIPFTPAADDLMAELQDEIEPRLHPVTGSWAHLGDWGGKQAGLTARLSALLHIAHNHTGWAGAITTDTFTNARRITDYASVHALAAFDRMGSDPVVDDAHVVLDWIERTRPTSFTVRTLFTAMTRARFRKVGDLAPALEVLEQHGHIHLAPAPPRSGPGRKPSPTYYVHPTYRAEGRR